The region AGGTTGGAAAGTGTCGAGTTCACCCGCTGATTCGGGAATTTGCGTTAGGAGTTGACCGCGTTTACCAAGCGACTTCAACCGCGTAATACCCTCAAAGACAGATGCCACCTTGTATTTTTCCTTCAACCCTTCAACAATTTGATACTCTGTTTGAGTCTCATAGCGACTGAGAATATCCCATTCTACATCGTTTATTTCAATAATGTCGTTGGTTTCAAGGTCAGCAACGTATTTGCAGTCGTCTTGTTCAAATTTATGGTGTCGGTTTAAACGATACCCCATTAATACTCCTTTTTTCTTAGGACTTACGCACTTCCGTGATCGGTGCGGTTAGGAAACCGCACCTACCGCGGAGGAATGGACGCGATTTCCTAATTTTGCGTAAGTCCTGTTTCTTTTAGGCAGTCGCCTGTATTAAGCCGTGAACTCTTTTCAGGGTCGCCTTTGCGTGTGTTTCGTCCGCAACCACGGCAGTGAGAAGTGCCTCTGCCTCTCTCACAGTGTGATTCTTCAAAAGACTCAACACGAGACCCTCCTCAACATGCACGGAATACGCTGCCTCCCTTATCAAGCAACGCTCATAATGTTGATTCATTCCCAATACAATCGACTGGTATTTGAACCGATCTCGGTCTCGATGTGTTAATCCTTCTCCTTTTAAATTGCGAGATGTCTCTGGGGATGTTGGCACAAACATATTTAGGAGTCTATTTGGACTGACGAGTTGTCTCTTTTCATGGAGTCTTTCAAAACAGCGTAATATCCGTCGTGCAGTCTTGTCCCAAGTGAATGACAGTGCTCGTTCTCTTGCTCTTCGGGAAAGTTCCTGTCGCATTCCGTCGTCATTCAACAGCAAGTTAATTTTCTCCGAAAAATCTATCGGCGAAGGGTAACTGACAATTGTTGCTATATCCTGTTCAAAATTATTAGCCTCCGCAATCAGACCGGCATCTCCAACAACCGATGGCACACCGTCGAAATTTGGTACAATCGGCGGAACGCCACACGCCATCGCTTCAAGAACAGTTAAGCCAAAGGTCTCTTCCCCCGACATTGAAAGGAAGCAATAAACGTCAAAAGCGTTGTAGACGAGTGGTAATCTCTCACGCGGATGGAATCCAGCGTAGACGAGGTTATCAGGAAGCTCTCTCAACGTATACCTGCCGAGACTCGGACCAGCAATCAAAAACAACAGATGCGGATTGAGTTCAGCCAGTTTTAGGTAGACCGATGCGCCTTTTTCAGAGTCTACTCGAGAAAGATAGCCAACCGTCGGAGTCGTTACAATGCGCCCGTCTCCAACATGTTCAGCAAGCTCTTGTTTGGCTTTTTGTTTGTCCATCGGGCGGAACAACACTGAGTCTACACCGTTGGGGAGTGTGTTAAAGAAACTTGTGTCCCAGACGTAATCCGAATAGAAATCACGGACATAATCCGAGGGTGCCGTAAAAGCATCAAAGTCTCGCATTGCCGCATAATGGCGTAGAATGGAGTTTATCGCTGCACCTCCATGCCCACGCGGAGCATGACACTGAACCAGAATCGGTGGGAGCTCTGTATGCTCGTAAAGTGGAAGGAGCCATGTTTCTTCGTCAAGGTGCAAGGTCAGAATGCCGAAGTAGGTTTCATTAATCTTTCGGCTTAACCTGCCGAGGTCTGCCACACTGATATCAACTTCATAGACATTATCAGCTAACCTTCGATTTCGCTTACCAACAAAATGGAGGTCCACATATTTGGTAAGATGTTCAAACAGATAAGAGAGTGCCATGTTCGTCCCGGCATATAACGTTTCAATATCAAAATACGAGTCAACATTGATACCAGGTATCGCAACGAGCAATTTTCGCCGATCCGTCTCTACTGAGACAATCTGCTTGAGATCCTCACCGCGATTGAATAACAAACCTTCCTGTTCAAATTCCGCGAATCTCTCAAACGCCTCATAAATCTCGTCCTCTGCATAACTGGCTTTCAGAACTCGGACAATTTCCTTGCTCGTCTGCTTTTCTGCCAGTTTTAAGATGTCAACCATTACAGCAGAGATTTCGACAACGCTCGCTTTTTCAAGGTCTGCAGCATAAAATACAGCATCCTCTTCAAATAGGTAAATCGGGTGTAAAGTTCTTGGGAAATTAAACACTTTTCCTCCAATCTTTTCATTGTTTGTAATTGTGCTCTCAAAATTAAAGACACCAAATTTTCCGAAAGAGGGTGCATAATTTAAAAAACATGCGAACGCCAGTAAATTTTTCGTCTTCACACAGAAGCAAAAATAAAAATGCAAACCATCGTTATGCACCTTTCCCGTCAAAAATTGTGTCTTTAAAATTAAAAGCAAGGGTGGCTCATAAATCAAATAGGACTTACACAAAACCTTATCGCTTGCTTACAAGGCTGGAAGACTGCAAGAGTGGAAGAAAGGCTAAAGAGAAAAAGACGCATGACTTTTTAATGGCAGATGTGGCACTCGCAACTTCGGCAGCTCCCACTTATTTTAGACCTCACAAAATAAAGTCTGTCATGTTGGAGGAAGGGAAGATATCTGAAGGGAAGTTTGTCGATGGCGGTCTCTATGCCAATCACCCCGCAATGTGTGCTTTTGTCGAAGCCAGAACTCAATACCCAGGCACGCAAGTGCTCTTAGTCTCGTTGGGTACAGGAGAAAGAGATTCTTTTCAGGATCTTAATAAGAAAAAGGGGGCTTGGGGACGGATCGCATGGGTAATAAAACAACGGATTATACACATCATTTTTGACGGCACGAGTGATACAGTGAAGGCAGGGCCCTCGCCTGTCCTGTCGTCCCACAATCCTGATTCAGACAACTAAAAATTAAATGCCTCCGCGCTAAAATCTCCGAAACTTGATAAATTAACATAAGTCTGCTATAATCTTATGAGAAAACCCAGATACATTACCCTTTCGCTTCCGACAAAAAGCAATCGCGCACGCGCTATCTGAATAGGAGCAGGATCTCAGTATGCCCAAACACCACCTCTATTATGGCGATAATTTCGTAATTCTCCAAGACTATATTCCTGACGAGAGCATCAATCTAATTTACATCGATCCGCCGTTTAACACTGGTAAATTCCAACAGCGTACGGAAATTCATGTCAAATCCGATGCGCAAGGTGATCGAGTCGGTTTCCAAGGCAAAACATACCGAACCCACAAAGGCAAGACTACGTACTATGCCGATAAGTTTGAAAGTTCAGACGCTTATTTGCAGTTTTTGCGTCCTCGTTTTGAAGAAGCATATCGTGTGCTACATCCATACGGCAGCTTTTTCCTCCATATTGACTACCGAGAGGTGCATTATTGTAAGGTGATGCTCGATGAGATTTTCGGGCGTGAATCGTTTATGAACGAGATTATCTGGGCTTACGACTACGGGGGCAGATCAAAGTCGAGATGGTCAGCTAAGCACGACAACATTTTATGGTACGCCAAAACACCTAAGCATTATACTTTCAACTTCGATGAGATGGATAGGATTCCTTATATGGCACCGGGTTTGGTCGGTAAAGAAAAAGCGGCTCGCGGTAAAACCCCAACGGATGTCTGGTGGCATACGATCGTCAGCACAAACGGCAGTGAAAAGACGGGGTATCCAACGCAAAAGCCGCTCGGAATTTTGAATCGCATCGTCAATGTACATTCATCCCCAGAGGACACGCTTTTAGACTTTTTTGCTGGTAGTGGAACACTCGGCGAGTCCGCAGCATTGCACAACCGATCATCAATTTTAATTGACAACAATATACCCGCAATCAGACACATCATGGATAGGTTAGCACTTTATGACATCAAACTTGTCAATGCTAATTACGAGGCTCTGTAGACACATCCAATTCCGCCCACTCAGGAAAAAATCAAAATAGCACTTCTCTCCTATCTTTTACAGAAGCGAAGTCTCTATAAGCGTGAGGGAAAAGTCGCGAGCAGGAGCTCGCTCCTACAAGAAGAGACGGGATTCGGAACCTCCGTATAGGAAATTAAATGGCTCCTAAAAAAGGCACCCATTGGCTTGATTCGCACCGAAAAACCGTGTATAATAGACGGACGGAGGCACAGAAAATGAAAAAACTCAAGGAAATTTCGGAACAGATTCGAGACAGCATCACGCAATTCGTAGAGGAATCTGATGGTGGCGCATCGGTACTTGAGAAAACCGTTGTCGATATGAAAAAGCGGATTGCCGTGGCAAAGGAACTTGTCGCCGCAGCAATCGCTGAAGAGCAAAGACTCAAACAAGCCTGCCAAAAGGCAGTTGATACCGCCGAGGTATGGGCTAAAAAGGCAGACGCTGCTTTACAAAATGGAGACATGGAAGCAGCGCGAGATGCACAACAACGTAAACAACAACAATTGCAACGTGCAGACGACTATGAACGCCAAATCCAGACCCAACACACAATCATTGATTCTCTCAAAACGGCGTTGAACGACTTTTATCAACAGTTCCAAAACACAGTCCAGCGAGCTGAAACGCTACATCACCATCAAAAACAGGCAGAGACGCGCCTTAAACTCCACAAATTGATCGCTGAAATAGAACCCCATCTGTCCAACACCTTCAAACAGACTGAACAGAAAATAAAAAAGACTGAAGCAGCAGCAGAACTTTGGGAAAAACAGAACCGCCAAATTGAAACCCAGCAGAAAACAAAAGGTGATGCCTTCAATCTGGACGAGGAACTCGCAAAACTCAAAGAAGACATCTTGGGTAGTAAGAAAAATGATTGAGACCTCGAACCTGACGAAATATTTCGGCAAATTGTGTGCTGTAGATGCTCTGACATTGCAGGTAAACTCCGGTGAAATATTTGGGTTTCTGGGACCTAATGGAGCAGGAAAAACAACAACCATCAATATGCTCACAGGTCTACTCCGTCCTACATCTGGCACCGCTCTGCTCGGTGGGTACGACATTCAGAAACAGAGTTTACAAGCAAAAGCAATTCTCGGATTGATGCCGGACACACCACAACTCTACGAAGCCCTAACGGGTCGACAGTTCGTCCGCATGGTCGCGAATTTATATGAAGTGCCGCCGGAAAAAGCCGAAAATGAGATGGAATCTCTGCTCGACCAACTTGAACTTGCCGATGCCGCTGATGACCAGATCAAGGCTTACTCTTACGGTATGCAGAAGAAAATTCTGCTTATCTCGCTCCTTGTGCATCACCCACAGATCCTTTTTCTCGATGAACCCACCAGCGGATTAGATCCCAGAAGCGCGCGCACTGTCAGAGAAATTTTACGAGAACGCTGTGAGCAAGGGTGTACCGTCTTTATGACGACACATATCCTCGAAATCGCTGAACGCTTATGCGATCGGGTCGGTATCATCAGTAAGGGTCAGCTGATCGCCGTCGGAACGCTCGCAGAATTACAGCAGAAACAACGGGAACTACACGCACAACCGATAGACACAAATCAGCACCACACCGAGACACTCGAAGACATTTTTCTTGACCTCACATCAGATTTTTCTAACGAATGAAATGGAACGGTGCCCAGATTTAGATGTTAAAAGATATTAAAATCCTCTTAAAAGCGGATTGCCAAGGGTGGTTGAATAGTCTTAAACACAGTCGAGAGGCATGGCGTAAGGGTATTTTGAAAGGCATCGGCTACCTCGTCCTCGTCGTTGCATTATCGGTGCTGGGTGGCTCGCTTTTCAGCCACCTGCGGTTGACCGAGGCTGAACCGACACTCGTGTTGGGTGTAATTAATGGATTCATGACCTTCGGCGTTATCATTGTCGCAAAGGAGTTGATGGAAAGTTCGCTAAAAATCTTGTATGAAGCACCAGAAACAGCACTCTTACACGCTGCGCCAATCCAACCGGTCGCAACCTTCGGTTACAAGTTCATTTACCTCATCATCACACGCCTCCTCAGCATCCTCTGCTTCTTAGGACCACCCTGGATTGCGTTCGGCGTTATCTTTGGACTCCCGTGGCACTTTTACATAGGACTCTTTCCAACATGCCTGTGTCTGCTGATAATCAGTGCAAGCTACGTCACAATTAGCATGATGGTGATTGCCCGTTTTTTTTCATCGGGTGGTCTAATCGCCACACTTAAGGTCCTCGGTACTGCGATAGGCGTGACGATGGGTTTCCTCATATCGTTAGTATTGTTCACCGGACTTGAGTCAATACCAGTCAAACAATATTTGCTCAATTGGGCTTCTGCTGGAACAACGGACACGGCTGCTATATGGTATCCACACGAATGGATGGGAAGGGTTTTGTTGAGTTGGACCCCTGAATCCACAATCGGAACCCGATTGCGATGGGTCCTGGGTGGATGCGCGGTGAGTTTCGCCTCTGTCGGGTTCGCAACGCTTATTGCACAACAAATTTATCAGCGCGGCTGGGAAAACATCCGGCAACTGAAAGCCAAGCGGAAACCTGCACGAAGCGATTCGGATGCCACAACCTCGAACTTAAAAGGAACAGCACTGATACTTGGACGCGGCAAGATACGCGCCATGATGCTAAAAGATTTTCTCATCTTCGTCAGACATAGCGGACGCCTGATTGCGATCGGAATGCTCACGCTCTATTTGGTCGTTCACATCGGTATCTTATTCGTCCGCGGCGGTGGCGCAGAAGCAAACGCAGCCGAGATTCTTACCGTTCAAATCGTCCTTTATAGCATTCTTATCACCTTCGGTATCAGTTGCAACGGACTTCGGGACGAAGCAAAAACATGGTGGATGCTGAAATCTGCTCCTGTCACACCGAGACTGGTATTCACAAGTAAATTCCTGACAGCACTTCTCTGTGCCCTAATTTATGCGGAATTCTGGTCCCTAATCGTCATCTACCTACTCCAAATTCCACGGGACAATTGGATACCGGTGCTACTCATCCCTATCATAACACTTCCAGCAGGCTGCGCAGTGAATACAATGATTGGCACATTCTCGTGGATGGCAGAACTGACACAGCCGCCGAAACCGTTCTTGCGAATTTTAACCTTCACTGTAACACTCATTGTTGATATAATACTCATCATCACACCTATAATAGCGTGGTATACACAAAATCTAATCGTGCTTATTGCCCTGATACTCCTCCTCGCGAGTGCGTTCGCGCTGTCTTACAAATGGGGTATAAGCAATCTCGGTAAATTGTTAGTCGCACAATAGTCAATCTATGCAACAGAAAGTAGACAAAATGTTAATAGCGTATGAAGGCATAACACCGAATGTACATCCATCTGTTTTTGTCGCGCCGGGGGCGATGATTATCGGCGATGTGACAATTGGTGAAGCATCGAGCATCTGGTTCAACACTACCCTCCGTGGCGACTTAGAGCCAATCCGAATTGGGTGCCGTACCAACGTTCAAGACGGTGCGGTGATACACATGGACAAAGAAATTCCGTGCCTTATCGGTGATGATGTCACAATCGGGCATGGTGCGATTCTCCATAGCTGCACCATCGGCAACGAGGCACTCATCGGTATGGGCGCGATTCTTTTAACAGGCTCGGTCATTGGCGAGCGTGCCATTATCGCCGCTGGCACGCTCGTACGCGAAGGGCAAGAAATTCCACCCGGATCCATCGCAATGGGAGTCCCTGCAAAAGTGCGACGTGAGGTCACGGAAGCCGAACTTGAACGCGTTCGACGTGGGAAAGACGATTATGTCTTGCGCGGCAGCCTGATGCAAAAATCTCTAAACGATTCAATATGAGCTGCTGTGTCCGTTGTCCTTGCAGATTTTGAATCTTTAAAAAAACTGTTCATAACCTAAAATAGGTTCTTTACTAATTTTAGATCGTTGCCGACAACGGAGGCAACGCCCAGGAGCAATCGGTAAAAAAATGGCAAAACGAACATGTTTGATGATTGGTGGCAGTGGTATGGCAGGTGGCTGGATTCACAATTTCACAAGCAATTTCAGCGACCGAATCGACATCGTCGGCTTAGCAGATGTGAACACAGATGTACTCGCAGCACAAGGCGAAACATTGGGACTCAGCAAATCACAACTTTTCACAGACTTCAATGAAGCGTGTGCGACTGTGAAAGCCGATTTCTGTGGTATCGCTGTTCCACCGCAATTCCACAGCCCTGCCGCGATTGCGGCTATGGAAAACGGGATGCCTGTTATCTGCGAAAAGCCGATCGCCGACACACTGGAGGCAGCGAAAGCAATGGTGCACACGGCGCAGAAGACCGGATTGCCGTGTGGCATCATCCAAAACTATCGCTACGCCGACAATAAACAGGAATTAATCCGCATCCGTGACGAAGGTAGATTGGGACGGCTGCAGCACATTGTCGGCAGATACGCCTGCGATTACCGCCGCTATCTCTCGTGGGGCAAAGCATGGCGACACGATATGGACTTCGGGCTCCTGTTTGAAGGTTCTGTCCACCATTTAGACATGCTTCGGTTTCTCTCTGGCGGAGACTGTGAAACTCTGATAGGATTCGGATGGAATCCAGAATGGTCGAGCTTCAAACACTACTCCAGCGGTTTCTATATAATGCGGATGGACAACGGTGTACACACCTCTTACGAAGGTAATAGTTCATCGGCGGGCATCGTCAACTGTTGGAACCATGAACACTATCGCGCTGAGTTTGAAGAGGGTGCCGTTGAAATCGCCGGTGGAAATCAGATGACGATCCATCGCGTCGGTGGTGAAGCGGAAGTCTACGAAGCACCCGCAATCCCTTATCAAGCACATCAGCATCTGTTTGACGAATTCCTGAATTGGCTTGACGGTGGTGAACCCTCCGACACACGGATTGAGGATAACATCAAAAGTTTCGTTCTGGTCATCGCTGCGATGGAGACAACGCTTGATGGGCAGCCGAAACAGATTGCTGATTACCTTAGCGACTTGGAACTTTAAGACCCGCAGTCAGACTGTGCCTCAACAGACATAAATCATGCTCAACCCAAATAACGAAATACCCGTCGTCCTTGAGGATATTCCTGAATCTGAACAACGCGCGCTCCTTGAGAAGGTAGCGACATGGATTGTGCGCCGCGGTTTGACGACACCCGCAATTCTCTTCTTAGAGACCGGCAAACCGCTTAACTTCTTGGGCAGTCAACTTCTGATCGGATTCAGTCCGTTTATTCAGGCAATCTTCAAAGGAGACGAATACCAGAAATTCGCACTTATCCTTGAAAAGGACGCGAATGTCGAGCTGCTGATTGAATTGATTGAGGCACACTCATAATCGTCTTATTGACCAAAATGGCTGTCGGTGGTCCTCCATTAACTCGACGTAAGCATTAAAAAGCACGCGGAAGCCCAAGCATCGCGCCGGGCTGGATATACGGAGAGAATCGTTCACGCAAAACCAACCTTATCGAACCGCAAGGAAAATTAAAAATATGGCAATTGAATTGCGAATGCTTCAGATGGATCAGACAATGACGAAGGGAAAAATCGGTAAATGGCTCGTCAAGGAAGGCGACACCGTCGCGCAAGGACAACCCTTACTTGAGATTGAAACCGATAAGGTCGTCCACGAACAAGAATCTCCCACCGACGGTGTGATTGCCCAGCTGCTTGCTGAAGAGGGCGCCAACGTCCCTGTCAACGCCATTTTAGCAATTATTGGGGCACCGGGTGAAGAGGTGGCACGCGTTGAAGTAGGCACCACCACAGCACAACCAACGCCAACACAACCCGAACAACCCAAAGCAACCCCCTCAACAACAACGGAAAGGCGGGACGACCCCGTTCCTGCGCTAAAAGCCTCGCCAGCAGCACGTCAACTCGCTGAAAAACTCGCTATCGATCTCACAGAGGTCAAAGCCTCTGGACCCGGTGGACGTATCCTTGAAAGCGACGTACAGCGGTATATCGACTTGAGAGGAGAAGCACCTGTTGCCGAAACCTCACGCCTTAAGGCATCGCCGCTCGCACGCCGCTTAGCGAAAGAACACGGACTCGATCTGAGTTCAATTATGGGTTCTGGTCCTGATGGCAGAATCGTTCGCGATGATGTGTTGCAAGCAGCCAGTGCAGTGCCGACTCCGACCGCGCCTGTGGTAGAGACAGCAACACCGAAACAAGCAACGGAAGTTATCTCTATGAGCGGTATCCGTGAAATCATCGCAGAACGGATGACGCTGAGTGTCCAGACGAACGCCAGTGTCACGCTCCACACGGAGGTTGACGCAACAGGCCTTGTCGAACTACGCCAGATGCTTAACGATAAACTACAAGCGCGAGAGGTAAGCCTTACCTATACAGATCTGCTCGTGAAAGTCGTGGCAAATGCGCTGCAGGAACATCCGCGCCTCAACGCCACACTCACAGATGACGGGATTCATTTATTATCGGAAATTAACATTGGGGTGGCAGTCGCTCTGGAAGACGGTCTGGTGGTCCCAGTTGTCAGGAACGCAGATAAAGGAAGGTTATCAGAGATTTCGACACAGGTGAGAGATTTTGCTGAAGGGGCACGGAGCAATCAACTGACACCCGGAGAACTCCAAGGCGGGACTTTTACGATTACAAATCTCGGAAATTTCGGGATTGATGCGTTCACGCCTATCATCAATCCACCGGAGAGTGCTATTCTTGGGGTAGGACGGATTCTGAAGAAGCCGGTTGTTCACGAAGATGAGATTGCTATTCGGAGTATGCTGACGCTCAGTCTGACGTTTGACCACCGTGTGATAGATGGTGCGCCTGCAGCGCAGTTCCTGCAGACGGTTGCTGGCTATATTCAAGATCCGTATCTTCTGTTGGTATAGTGTTCACCAACGCTCTGTCTGTAGGGCTTCGACTTCATCAAAATGTGTGTCTCGTGTGACGAGAATCAAATCATGTTGCATCGCAATTGCCGCAATCCAGATGTCGTTGTTTGGGATAAGGCGGCCTTTTCTTTCCAGCCGTTCTTTGATGATTCCGTACCACTGTGCTGTTTCCAAATCACAAGAAAAAACAAGGCTTTGTTGAACTAATATGTCTATTTTATGGAGATTTTCTGTAACTTCATTAGATTTCTGTGCACCAAAGCAGAGCTCACCAATGATAGGGGGAGCCACGGCTATATACTCGGCAGTTCTCACTTTTTCTTGGACCCCTGGATCACCGGCAAAAAACGCAATGGTAATGTTTGTATCAAGCAGATATTTACCAATCAGATTCATTGACCTGCTCACACCCTTCTTCAATTGCCTGTTTCATAATTTCAAGGTCTTCAGGCGAAATTGTGCCTACAAGTTTAAGCAATTTTTCTCCAGGATAACGCTTTGACAGTTCGCCCGAAAGTTCCAAGGCAAAATCCAAAACTTGTTTCTGTTGCAAAGGTGTGAGTTTTTCTATCTGTTCTAAAAGTTCCATCTTTAAATTATCCATCATATTGCCCCCTTTTTGATTAAGGGATGGTGTTTTTGTACCTACTGATCCCTTAAAAAGATTCTATCATAGGTCGTATGAGAAATCAACGCTTTTTGGTATGCTGTCCTTGAGATAACGATGCCATTCCACAGCCTTCCTCAATCGCCTGTTTTATTTCTTCCAAGTCCTCAGGCGGGAATAGACCTGCTG is a window of Candidatus Poribacteria bacterium DNA encoding:
- a CDS encoding glycosyltransferase family 4 protein — translated: MFNFPRTLHPIYLFEEDAVFYAADLEKASVVEISAVMVDILKLAEKQTSKEIVRVLKASYAEDEIYEAFERFAEFEQEGLLFNRGEDLKQIVSVETDRRKLLVAIPGINVDSYFDIETLYAGTNMALSYLFEHLTKYVDLHFVGKRNRRLADNVYEVDISVADLGRLSRKINETYFGILTLHLDEETWLLPLYEHTELPPILVQCHAPRGHGGAAINSILRHYAAMRDFDAFTAPSDYVRDFYSDYVWDTSFFNTLPNGVDSVLFRPMDKQKAKQELAEHVGDGRIVTTPTVGYLSRVDSEKGASVYLKLAELNPHLLFLIAGPSLGRYTLRELPDNLVYAGFHPRERLPLVYNAFDVYCFLSMSGEETFGLTVLEAMACGVPPIVPNFDGVPSVVGDAGLIAEANNFEQDIATIVSYPSPIDFSEKINLLLNDDGMRQELSRRARERALSFTWDKTARRILRCFERLHEKRQLVSPNRLLNMFVPTSPETSRNLKGEGLTHRDRDRFKYQSIVLGMNQHYERCLIREAAYSVHVEEGLVLSLLKNHTVREAEALLTAVVADETHAKATLKRVHGLIQATA
- a CDS encoding patatin-like phospholipase family protein, with the protein product MHNLKNMRTPVNFSSSHRSKNKNANHRYAPFPSKIVSLKLKARVAHKSNRTYTKPYRLLTRLEDCKSGRKAKEKKTHDFLMADVALATSAAPTYFRPHKIKSVMLEEGKISEGKFVDGGLYANHPAMCAFVEARTQYPGTQVLLVSLGTGERDSFQDLNKKKGAWGRIAWVIKQRIIHIIFDGTSDTVKAGPSPVLSSHNPDSDN
- a CDS encoding site-specific DNA-methyltransferase; this encodes MPKHHLYYGDNFVILQDYIPDESINLIYIDPPFNTGKFQQRTEIHVKSDAQGDRVGFQGKTYRTHKGKTTYYADKFESSDAYLQFLRPRFEEAYRVLHPYGSFFLHIDYREVHYCKVMLDEIFGRESFMNEIIWAYDYGGRSKSRWSAKHDNILWYAKTPKHYTFNFDEMDRIPYMAPGLVGKEKAARGKTPTDVWWHTIVSTNGSEKTGYPTQKPLGILNRIVNVHSSPEDTLLDFFAGSGTLGESAALHNRSSILIDNNIPAIRHIMDRLALYDIKLVNANYEAL
- a CDS encoding PspA/IM30 family protein; its protein translation is MAPKKGTHWLDSHRKTVYNRRTEAQKMKKLKEISEQIRDSITQFVEESDGGASVLEKTVVDMKKRIAVAKELVAAAIAEEQRLKQACQKAVDTAEVWAKKADAALQNGDMEAARDAQQRKQQQLQRADDYERQIQTQHTIIDSLKTALNDFYQQFQNTVQRAETLHHHQKQAETRLKLHKLIAEIEPHLSNTFKQTEQKIKKTEAAAELWEKQNRQIETQQKTKGDAFNLDEELAKLKEDILGSKKND
- a CDS encoding ABC transporter ATP-binding protein, translating into MIETSNLTKYFGKLCAVDALTLQVNSGEIFGFLGPNGAGKTTTINMLTGLLRPTSGTALLGGYDIQKQSLQAKAILGLMPDTPQLYEALTGRQFVRMVANLYEVPPEKAENEMESLLDQLELADAADDQIKAYSYGMQKKILLISLLVHHPQILFLDEPTSGLDPRSARTVREILRERCEQGCTVFMTTHILEIAERLCDRVGIISKGQLIAVGTLAELQQKQRELHAQPIDTNQHHTETLEDIFLDLTSDFSNE
- a CDS encoding gamma carbonic anhydrase family protein, encoding MLIAYEGITPNVHPSVFVAPGAMIIGDVTIGEASSIWFNTTLRGDLEPIRIGCRTNVQDGAVIHMDKEIPCLIGDDVTIGHGAILHSCTIGNEALIGMGAILLTGSVIGERAIIAAGTLVREGQEIPPGSIAMGVPAKVRREVTEAELERVRRGKDDYVLRGSLMQKSLNDSI
- a CDS encoding Gfo/Idh/MocA family oxidoreductase encodes the protein MAKRTCLMIGGSGMAGGWIHNFTSNFSDRIDIVGLADVNTDVLAAQGETLGLSKSQLFTDFNEACATVKADFCGIAVPPQFHSPAAIAAMENGMPVICEKPIADTLEAAKAMVHTAQKTGLPCGIIQNYRYADNKQELIRIRDEGRLGRLQHIVGRYACDYRRYLSWGKAWRHDMDFGLLFEGSVHHLDMLRFLSGGDCETLIGFGWNPEWSSFKHYSSGFYIMRMDNGVHTSYEGNSSSAGIVNCWNHEHYRAEFEEGAVEIAGGNQMTIHRVGGEAEVYEAPAIPYQAHQHLFDEFLNWLDGGEPSDTRIEDNIKSFVLVIAAMETTLDGQPKQIADYLSDLEL
- a CDS encoding dihydrolipoamide acetyltransferase family protein; its protein translation is MAIELRMLQMDQTMTKGKIGKWLVKEGDTVAQGQPLLEIETDKVVHEQESPTDGVIAQLLAEEGANVPVNAILAIIGAPGEEVARVEVGTTTAQPTPTQPEQPKATPSTTTERRDDPVPALKASPAARQLAEKLAIDLTEVKASGPGGRILESDVQRYIDLRGEAPVAETSRLKASPLARRLAKEHGLDLSSIMGSGPDGRIVRDDVLQAASAVPTPTAPVVETATPKQATEVISMSGIREIIAERMTLSVQTNASVTLHTEVDATGLVELRQMLNDKLQAREVSLTYTDLLVKVVANALQEHPRLNATLTDDGIHLLSEINIGVAVALEDGLVVPVVRNADKGRLSEISTQVRDFAEGARSNQLTPGELQGGTFTITNLGNFGIDAFTPIINPPESAILGVGRILKKPVVHEDEIAIRSMLTLSLTFDHRVIDGAPAAQFLQTVAGYIQDPYLLLV
- a CDS encoding type II toxin-antitoxin system VapC family toxin, whose product is MIGKYLLDTNITIAFFAGDPGVQEKVRTAEYIAVAPPIIGELCFGAQKSNEVTENLHKIDILVQQSLVFSCDLETAQWYGIIKERLERKGRLIPNNDIWIAAIAMQHDLILVTRDTHFDEVEALQTERW